Proteins from a single region of Carassius gibelio isolate Cgi1373 ecotype wild population from Czech Republic chromosome B15, carGib1.2-hapl.c, whole genome shotgun sequence:
- the LOC127972360 gene encoding importin subunit alpha-3-like has translation MSANMSDSEKLDKQRLKNFKNKGRDLETMRRQRTEVVVELRKNKRDEHLLKRRNVPHEDICEDSDADGDLRSQNSSLEAIVQNATSDNQGVQLSAVQAARKLLSSDRNPPIDDLIKSGILPILVHCLDRDDNPSLQFEAAWALTNIASGTSEQTQAVVQSNAVPLFLRLLHSPHQNVCEQAVWALGNIIGDGPQCRDYVISLGVVKPLLAFISPSIPITFLRNVTWVMVNLCRHKDPPPPMETIQEILPALCVLIHHTDVNILVDTVWALSYLTDAGNEQIQMVIDSGIVPYLVPLLSHQEVKVQTAALRAVGNIVTGTDEQTQVVLNCDALGHFQALLTHPKEKINKEAVWFLSNITAGNQQQVQAVIDANLVPMIILLLDKGDFGTQKEAAWAISNLTISGRKEQVAYLIQQQVVPPFCNLLTVKDAQVVQVVLDGLSNILKMADDEAETIANLIEECGGLEKIEQLQNHENEDIYKLAYEIIDQFFSSDDIDEDSNLVPEAIQGGTYSFNSSTNVPAEGFQF, from the exons ATGAGTGCAAACATGAGCGACAGCGAGAAGCTGGACAAGCAGCGGCTGAAGAACTTCAAGAATAAAGGGCGCGATCTGGAG ACGATGAGGAGGCAGCGGACTGAAGTGGTGGTTGAACTCAGGAAG AATAAGAGAGACGAGCACCTGCTGAAGCGCAGGAACGTGCCTCATGAGGATATCTGTGAGGACTCTGACGCAGACGGAGATCTCAGGAGT CAAAACTCTTCTCTTGAAGCAATAGTGCAG AATGCCACCAGTGATAACCAGGGCGTCCAGCTCAGCGCCGTCCAGGCCGCCAG GAAGCTGCTGTCGAGTGACCGCAACCCTCCCATAGACGACCTGATCAAGTCTGGGATCCTGCCCATCCTGGTGCACTGTCTGGACCGAGACGACAA TCCTTCTCTGCAGTTCGAGGCGGCCTGGGCCTTGACCAACATCGCTTCAGGCACATCAGAGCAGACTCAGGCCGTGGTGCAGTCCA atgcggTTCCTCTGTTCCTGCGGCTCCTGCACTCTCCGCATCAGAACGTGTGTGAGCAGGCCGTCTGGGCTTTAGGGAACATCATCG GTGATGGTCCTCAGTGCAGAGACTACGTCATCAGCCTGGGGGTGGTCAAGCCCCTCCTGGCCTTCATCAGCCCCTCCATACCCATCACCTTCCTCCGCAACGTCACTTGGGTCATGGTGAACCTGTGCCGGCACAAGGACCCCCCCCCGCCCATGGAGACCATCCAGGAG ATTCTCCCTGCGCTGTGCGTGCTCATCCACCACACTGATGTGAAC ATCCTGGTGGACACCGTCTGGGCGCTGTCTTATCTCACAGACGCTGGCAATGAGCAGATCCAGATGGTCATCGACTCGGGGATTGTGCCGTACCTCGTGCCCTTACTGAGCCACCAGGAGGTCAAAGTTCAG ACGGCTGCTCTGCGAGCGGTGGGGAACATAGTGACGGGCACAGATGAACAGACGCAGGTGGTGCTCAACTGTGACGCTCTGGGGCACTTCCAAGCGCTCCTCACACACCCCAAAGAGAAGATCAACAAG GAGGCCGTGTGGTTCCTGTCCAACATCACGGCAGGAAACCAGCAGCAGGTTCAGGCCGTCATCGATGCCAATCTAGTGCCCATGATTATTCTGCTGCTGGATAAG GGAGATTTCGGCACTCAGAAGGAGGCGGCGTGGGCCATCAGTAACCTGACCATCAGCGGCAGAAAGGAGCAG GTGGCGTACCTGATCCAGCAGCAGGTGGTTCCTCCCTTCTGTAACCTGCTGACGGTCAAAGACGCTCAGGTGGTGCAGGTGGTCCTGGACGGACTCAGTAATATCCTCAAGATGGCTGATGATGAAGCGGAGACCATCGCCAACCTGATCGAGGAGTGTGGAG GTTTGGAGAAAATCGAGCAACTGCAGAACCATGAGAATGAGGACATCTACAAACTGGCTTATGAAATAATCGATCAGTTCTTCTCATCTGATGAT ATTGACGAGGACTCCAACCTGGTCCCCGAAGCGATCCAAGGAGGAACGTACAGCTTCAACTCTTCTACCAACGTGCCAGCAGAGGGGTTCCAGTTCTAG